Proteins encoded in a region of the Tautonia marina genome:
- the thiD gene encoding bifunctional hydroxymethylpyrimidine kinase/phosphomethylpyrimidine kinase → MAPSGLWSAPGEAATIGVEARTTPASMATRAWERAGVNQRDVMVMHDQIVCLSIAGSDPSGGAGIQADLKTFAALGVYGAAAITALTAQNTTGVQGVDLIDPAFVAQQAESVFDDLPVVAVKTGMLGTVAIIDAVADVIEMARDRFPELRVVVDPVMVARGGDPLLDPQAVMRLRDRLIPLANLVTPNRHEASLLTGSGPIETADDLRRVARALFELVEHRPVLVKGGQAITGALDLLIDANGSEFPLTIAGAPIQTRSTHGSGCTLAAAITALLARGHTLRDACTAAKQFVFGAIEHAPGLGRGFGPLNHLWLRRIEEQAAARDSRQGH, encoded by the coding sequence TTGGCGCCGTCCGGGCTCTGGTCGGCTCCTGGAGAAGCGGCTACGATCGGCGTCGAGGCCCGAACCACCCCGGCGTCAATGGCGACCCGAGCCTGGGAGCGGGCCGGGGTGAATCAAAGGGATGTCATGGTCATGCACGATCAGATCGTCTGCCTCAGCATCGCCGGGAGCGACCCGAGCGGAGGGGCGGGCATCCAGGCCGATTTGAAGACCTTCGCCGCGCTGGGGGTTTACGGCGCCGCGGCCATCACGGCCCTCACCGCCCAGAACACCACCGGCGTGCAAGGGGTCGATCTCATCGACCCGGCCTTCGTAGCCCAGCAGGCCGAGTCGGTCTTTGACGATCTGCCGGTCGTGGCCGTCAAGACCGGGATGCTCGGCACGGTGGCCATCATCGACGCCGTCGCCGATGTGATCGAAATGGCCCGCGATCGGTTCCCCGAGCTTCGGGTGGTGGTCGATCCGGTCATGGTCGCGCGGGGGGGCGATCCCTTGCTCGACCCTCAGGCGGTCATGCGACTGCGCGATCGGCTCATTCCGCTGGCGAACCTGGTGACCCCCAACCGGCACGAGGCGAGCCTCCTGACCGGCTCCGGGCCGATCGAAACGGCCGACGACCTGCGGCGGGTCGCCAGGGCGCTGTTCGAACTGGTCGAGCACCGGCCGGTGCTGGTCAAGGGGGGCCAGGCGATCACCGGAGCCCTCGACCTTTTGATCGACGCCAATGGATCGGAGTTCCCCCTGACCATCGCCGGAGCGCCGATCCAGACCCGATCGACGCACGGATCGGGCTGCACCCTGGCGGCGGCCATCACCGCTCTCCTGGCCCGGGGTCACACCCTTCGAGACGCCTGCACGGCGGCCAAGCAATTTGTGTTCGGGGCGATCGAGCACGCGCCGGGGCTGGGCCGAGGATTCGGGCCGCTCAACCACCTCTGGCTGCGTCGGATCGAGGAGCAGGCCGCCGCTCGGGATTCGCGTCAGGGGCATTGA
- a CDS encoding DUF1559 domain-containing protein → MRTLVRPSRLRRGFTLIELLVVIAIIGVLVALIMPAVQSAREAANRTQCKNNLKQIGLAAQGYHDAFGSFPSGWFCDEANDPNCVPRGASPYMWNGLVGLFSFLEAGNLYDDINFDVSPYAFDNRTAIRNSLSVFVCPSHRQALPIDVTQIDPDGQTATLQIGPSDYRGNMAAGMTDCNDVSNPDCFHYENGLTFRNSRINISGISDGTSSTMLIGESLIGTWPDATNCCVRTTADRRFNKPNSVSGRRIPYWESQHPGVVNFCKADGSVSSLRETVRPDVLIALMTRAGGETLSAEDYE, encoded by the coding sequence ATGCGAACGCTCGTGCGCCCGTCTCGATTGCGTCGCGGCTTTACCCTGATTGAGCTGCTGGTGGTCATTGCGATCATCGGCGTGCTGGTGGCCTTGATCATGCCGGCGGTGCAGTCGGCGCGAGAGGCGGCCAACCGGACCCAGTGCAAAAACAACCTGAAGCAGATCGGCCTGGCGGCCCAGGGCTATCACGACGCGTTCGGCAGCTTCCCCTCCGGCTGGTTCTGCGACGAGGCGAACGACCCGAACTGCGTGCCGAGAGGCGCCAGTCCGTACATGTGGAACGGGCTGGTCGGCTTGTTCTCGTTCCTCGAAGCCGGGAACCTGTACGACGACATCAACTTCGACGTCTCGCCCTATGCCTTCGACAACCGGACGGCGATCCGCAACTCGCTGTCGGTCTTCGTCTGCCCGTCGCACCGGCAGGCCTTGCCGATCGACGTGACCCAGATCGACCCCGATGGCCAGACCGCCACCTTGCAGATCGGCCCGTCCGACTATCGCGGCAACATGGCCGCCGGCATGACCGACTGCAACGACGTTTCCAACCCGGATTGCTTTCACTACGAGAACGGCCTGACCTTCCGCAACTCTCGGATCAACATCTCCGGGATCAGCGACGGCACCTCGTCGACCATGCTCATCGGCGAGAGCCTCATCGGCACCTGGCCCGACGCCACCAACTGCTGCGTTCGGACCACTGCCGACCGCCGCTTCAACAAGCCGAACAGCGTCTCCGGCCGTCGCATCCCGTACTGGGAAAGCCAGCATCCCGGCGTCGTCAACTTCTGCAAGGCCGACGGCAGCGTCAGCTCGCTCCGCGAAACGGTTCGGCCCGACGTGCTCATCGCCCTGATGACCCGAGCCGGCGGCGAAACCCTCTCGGCCGAGGATTACGAATAA
- a CDS encoding SGNH/GDSL hydrolase family protein, whose protein sequence is MRLLSAAALLLVLLASSPFVGVAQSQPQNPAYVQIEDEPGLPRVLLLGDSISIGYTLDVREALDGVANVHRPGENCGPTIRGLERLDAWLGEKPWDVIHVNFGLHDLKFIDDDGKNSTPDRGHHQVAIDDYRKNLDTIFSRLKETGATVIFATTTPVPPGEPMRRVGDDQTYNAVAREVAEQHGIAVNDLHAFIAPKFESVAIRPGNVHFTDEGSDLLGNRVADVIEEALKARR, encoded by the coding sequence ATGAGATTGCTCAGTGCCGCCGCGCTGTTGCTGGTCCTGCTCGCCTCGTCCCCCTTCGTGGGGGTGGCCCAAAGTCAGCCCCAGAACCCGGCCTACGTCCAGATCGAGGACGAGCCGGGATTGCCTCGGGTCTTGCTGCTCGGCGACTCGATCTCGATCGGCTACACGCTCGACGTCCGCGAGGCGCTTGACGGGGTGGCGAATGTCCACCGACCCGGCGAGAACTGCGGCCCGACGATCCGAGGGCTTGAGCGGCTCGATGCCTGGCTCGGTGAGAAGCCCTGGGACGTGATCCACGTCAACTTCGGCCTGCATGATTTGAAGTTCATTGACGACGACGGCAAGAACTCCACTCCGGATCGAGGCCATCATCAGGTGGCGATCGACGACTACCGCAAGAATCTCGACACGATCTTCTCCCGCCTGAAGGAGACCGGCGCGACGGTCATCTTCGCCACGACCACCCCCGTTCCTCCTGGCGAGCCGATGCGACGGGTCGGCGACGACCAGACGTACAACGCGGTCGCCCGCGAGGTCGCCGAGCAGCATGGCATCGCCGTCAACGACCTGCACGCCTTCATCGCCCCGAAGTTCGAGAGCGTCGCCATCCGGCCCGGCAATGTCCACTTCACCGACGAAGGCTCCGACCTGCTCGGCAACCGCGTGGCCGACGTGATCGAGGAGGCGCTCAAGGCGCGCCGCTGA
- a CDS encoding O-methyltransferase, which produces MTTQRTLTIVSMVGLAALVAGQAASWHLRPFERRAEARTVTAQDLPTAETLPNDDGEARILDAIAQAREGQRFANVSDADGRLLRQLTEAINAQHVVELGTSTGESGLWFSLALRKTGGRLHTFDIDPDRLAVARENFRKAGVADLITIHEGDAHVEAPKLTEPIDLLFLDAEKEGYDAYLRELLPRVRPGGLILAHNMRRPTPNPRYLEAITSDPTLDTSFLLMDGAGMGLTLKKR; this is translated from the coding sequence ATGACGACGCAACGAACCCTGACGATCGTCTCGATGGTGGGTCTGGCTGCCCTGGTGGCGGGACAGGCCGCCTCGTGGCATCTCCGCCCCTTCGAACGCCGAGCCGAGGCCCGAACCGTGACCGCTCAGGACCTGCCGACCGCCGAAACCCTGCCGAACGACGACGGCGAGGCCCGTATCCTCGACGCCATCGCCCAGGCCCGCGAAGGCCAGCGCTTCGCCAACGTCTCGGACGCCGACGGCCGATTGCTCCGGCAACTGACCGAGGCCATCAACGCCCAGCATGTCGTCGAGCTGGGCACCTCGACCGGCGAGTCGGGCCTCTGGTTTTCCCTCGCCCTGCGCAAGACCGGAGGCCGCCTGCACACCTTCGACATCGACCCCGACCGCCTGGCCGTGGCCCGCGAAAACTTCCGCAAGGCAGGCGTGGCGGATCTGATCACCATTCACGAGGGAGATGCCCACGTCGAGGCCCCGAAGCTGACCGAACCGATCGACCTGCTGTTCCTCGACGCCGAGAAGGAAGGCTATGACGCCTACCTCCGCGAGTTGCTCCCTCGGGTTCGTCCTGGCGGCCTGATCCTCGCCCACAACATGCGACGCCCGACCCCCAACCCCCGCTACCTGGAGGCGATCACCTCCGATCCGACCCTCGACACCTCCTTCCTCCTCATGGACGGCGCCGGCATGGGCCTGACCCTGAAGAAGCGGTAA